Proteins encoded within one genomic window of Raineyella fluvialis:
- a CDS encoding universal stress protein produces MTESDSRRGVVLVGVDGSPDADRALRYAVGAAELRGDDLLIAHVVDDAILAGAWGVVYDPSVLHEAGMQVVSEASDAVQAEGFPAERIRTEVVMGNATAALTKLSRTADLLVVGRRSLSGLERIFVGSTSVGVAATAHCPVVMISAASSPASTGRLQRIGVGVDATANGAAALAAAFAEASLRKVGLEVIHVWDVPGPVHRTGEHAVDVAGQAAIGGVQALLQPLQQRYPDVSVTTHVVQGHPVKEMVARSKELDLLWLGVHTTAGFGVGGVVRGVMAHAECPLALIRDRAEDTGPLDEEEIRGGQPS; encoded by the coding sequence ATGACTGAATCAGATTCTCGTCGAGGTGTCGTCCTGGTCGGTGTGGACGGTTCTCCGGACGCCGACCGAGCGCTGAGGTACGCCGTGGGGGCGGCCGAGTTGCGCGGGGATGACCTGTTGATCGCCCACGTCGTCGACGATGCGATCCTGGCCGGTGCCTGGGGTGTCGTGTACGACCCGTCCGTCCTCCACGAGGCGGGCATGCAGGTCGTCAGCGAAGCGTCCGACGCCGTCCAGGCCGAGGGCTTCCCCGCGGAGCGGATCCGCACCGAGGTGGTCATGGGCAACGCCACTGCGGCCCTCACCAAGCTGTCCCGCACCGCCGACCTGCTGGTCGTCGGCCGCCGCTCCCTGTCCGGCCTCGAGCGCATCTTCGTCGGGTCCACCAGCGTCGGAGTTGCCGCGACCGCGCACTGTCCGGTGGTGATGATCTCCGCCGCGTCCTCACCGGCGTCCACCGGACGCCTGCAGCGGATCGGGGTCGGCGTCGATGCCACCGCGAACGGGGCAGCCGCCCTCGCCGCCGCCTTCGCCGAGGCGTCCCTGCGCAAGGTCGGCCTCGAGGTCATCCACGTGTGGGACGTCCCGGGGCCGGTGCATCGGACCGGTGAGCACGCGGTCGACGTCGCCGGACAAGCCGCCATCGGCGGTGTCCAGGCCCTGCTGCAGCCCCTGCAGCAGCGTTACCCCGATGTCAGCGTCACCACCCATGTCGTGCAGGGCCACCCGGTCAAGGAGATGGTCGCCCGCTCCAAGGAGCTCGACCTGCTCTGGCTCGGTGTGCACACCACCGCCGGCTTCGGTGTCGGAGGCGTTGTCCGCGGTGTGATGGCTCACGCGGAGTGCCCGCTCGCGCTGATCCGCGACCGTGCCGAGGACACCGGCCCCCTCGACGAGGAGGAGATCCGGGGAGGCCAGCCCTCCTGA
- a CDS encoding pyridoxamine 5'-phosphate oxidase family protein, translating into MHEGMFAALDPEDCRALLRTQEVGRVAWTSPAAGLLILPVNYVVRDGLVVFRTSRESVLAELGDEREISFQVDDIDVSTGNGWSVMFQGVSSTPTSPAQLEALRVDGPMPWAMGDRDLFITLQVREISGRVVDRQEK; encoded by the coding sequence ATGCACGAAGGCATGTTCGCGGCGCTCGACCCCGAGGACTGTCGCGCCCTGTTGCGCACCCAGGAGGTCGGTCGCGTCGCCTGGACCTCTCCTGCGGCGGGATTGCTCATCCTGCCGGTCAATTACGTCGTGCGTGACGGGCTGGTGGTCTTCCGGACGTCACGCGAGTCCGTCCTCGCCGAACTCGGCGACGAGCGCGAGATCTCCTTCCAGGTGGACGACATCGACGTGTCGACCGGCAACGGGTGGAGCGTGATGTTCCAGGGGGTCTCGTCCACTCCGACCTCGCCTGCGCAGCTCGAGGCTCTCCGGGTCGACGGCCCCATGCCCTGGGCGATGGGGGACCGTGATCTGTTCATCACACTGCAGGTGCGCGAAATCAGCGGACGCGTGGTGGACCGCCAGGAGAAGTGA
- a CDS encoding T3SS (YopN, CesT) and YbjN peptide-binding chaperone 1: MPQYGDFDLDRSIAQAWDEFELRLAEVISVIDDSADFTIGCVAVDESQVPYVTFTALDRTTIRAEASSNSVLGEDYQLGSEQLALMERLGWSAPTNEGPRPTANFWIELDQEASDRLAGAAVGALRDVFGVQHPVFLAPDHLAEVLTPRPEPLSGATEFDAEDVIATIPVTTQHLNDMIEAELTDMFGHAPLRDHEGDIALRVGSAMLFLRLSQDGRELILFSVLVHDVAGRSRAAEVLNDLNADARMVKFHLVRDKVFASLSVLTHPFVPAHLHQAVRIMSDIADAIDDELAHKLGGHTTFEVE; this comes from the coding sequence GTGCCCCAGTACGGAGACTTCGACCTCGATCGCAGCATCGCGCAGGCGTGGGACGAGTTCGAGCTGCGCCTCGCCGAGGTCATCTCGGTGATCGACGATTCGGCGGACTTCACCATCGGGTGTGTGGCCGTCGACGAGAGTCAGGTCCCGTACGTGACCTTCACGGCCCTGGACCGTACGACGATCCGAGCAGAAGCCTCCAGCAACTCGGTGCTCGGCGAGGACTACCAGCTCGGCTCGGAGCAACTGGCGCTGATGGAGCGGCTGGGCTGGTCGGCGCCGACGAACGAGGGGCCGCGCCCGACCGCGAACTTCTGGATCGAGCTCGACCAGGAGGCGTCGGACCGGCTCGCCGGGGCCGCCGTCGGGGCCCTACGTGACGTCTTCGGGGTCCAGCACCCGGTCTTCCTCGCCCCCGACCACCTGGCGGAGGTGCTGACGCCGCGGCCCGAGCCGCTCTCCGGGGCCACCGAGTTCGACGCCGAGGACGTCATCGCGACGATCCCGGTCACCACGCAACACCTCAACGACATGATCGAGGCGGAGCTGACCGACATGTTCGGTCATGCCCCGTTGCGGGACCACGAGGGTGACATCGCGCTGCGGGTGGGGTCGGCCATGCTGTTCCTGCGGCTCAGCCAGGACGGTCGCGAGCTGATCCTTTTCTCGGTGCTCGTCCATGACGTGGCGGGACGTTCGCGCGCGGCGGAGGTGCTCAACGACCTCAATGCCGACGCCCGGATGGTCAAGTTCCACCTCGTCCGGGACAAGGTCTTCGCCAGCCTCTCGGTGCTCACCCATCCCTTCGTGCCGGCCCATCTCCACCAGGCCGTCCGGATCATGAGCGACATCGCCGACGCCATCGACGACGAACTCGCGCACAAGCTCGGAGGTCACACCACGTTCGAGGTCGAGTGA